The Enterobacter huaxiensis sequence AAGATTTAATATCCATCGGAGAGAGTTTCCAGGTTTTGCGGCCATCGTTAATACGGTCGCGCAGCCTGCGCTCCTGCTCTTTTGGCGTCACCTCAAGCCAGTATTTCAGCAGAATCGTCCCGGCATCCACCATGGCCTTTTCCATCACCGGGGTACCGTCCAAAAATTTCTCCACCTGTTCTTCGGTGCAGAACCCCATCACCCGCTCAACGCCCGCGCGGTTATACCAGCTGCGGTCAAAGATGACGATTTCGCCCGCAGAGGGCAGGTGCGGTACGTAGCGCTGGAAATAGAGCTGACTCTTTTCTTTATCGGTCGGGGCCGGCAGCGCAACAACGCGAAACACGCGAGGGCTGACGCGCTCGGTAATGGCCTTGATGGTACCGCCTTTACCCGCACCGTCGCGTCCTTCAAAAACAATACACACTTTGAGTCCTTTGGCGACCACCCACTGCTGGAGCTTAACCAGTTCCACGTGCAGGCGACGAAGCTCTTTTTCGTACTCTTTGGTCTTCAGCGTGGGCTTAACCCCGCTATCGGCGCTGGCTTTGATCACGGTCTTTTCTTTCGTTTTATTCTGCTTTGCGTTTCCCATGATTACCCTCA is a genomic window containing:
- the ppk2 gene encoding polyphosphate kinase 2, which encodes MGNAKQNKTKEKTVIKASADSGVKPTLKTKEYEKELRRLHVELVKLQQWVVAKGLKVCIVFEGRDGAGKGGTIKAITERVSPRVFRVVALPAPTDKEKSQLYFQRYVPHLPSAGEIVIFDRSWYNRAGVERVMGFCTEEQVEKFLDGTPVMEKAMVDAGTILLKYWLEVTPKEQERRLRDRINDGRKTWKLSPMDIKSFNMWDEYTAARDAMFKATDTAWAPWFVARSEDKKRVRLNIISHLLSQIPYKDLHIETMDLPKRKIGKTKPTKYPFRYVEERF